aagcaatcctcccacctcggcctcccaaagtgttgggattacaggcatgagccaccgcgcccagtcctcCTTTCTTTTTGAGGCTGAATCATATTCTGGTGGATGGATAAACTTCGCTGTGTTAATTCATTGGTCCATCGGTGGACACTTGTGTTCCTTCCCCTTTTGGCTCTCATAGATAGCCAAACGATGAACGCATGCTATGAACACAAACGTACAAATATAATATTTGCTGGCGTCCCTGCGTTCCTCTCTTTGTCCTGTAGTGAATGCTATTGACCTTGTTTCCTGAGCAGCCTGTGTTTGTCCCTCTCTCTTTCATCAGTTACCGTGCAGACGGTCTATGTGCAGCACCCCATCACCTTTTTGGACCGCCCTGTCCAAATGTGTTGTCCTTCCTGCAACAAGATGATCGTGAGTCAGCTGTCCTATAACGCCGGTGCTCTGACCTGGCTGTCCTGCGGGAGCCTGTGCCTGCTGGGGTGAGTCTGCCTCCCACTTGGCCCCAAGCCCTCCTGCCGTTCTCTCTGGGTGCTGGCGGGGGTGGGTTCTCAACTGCAGTATGCTTGACATTCAGGGCcagacatttgtgttgttttttttttttgagatggaatctggttctgtcacccaggctggagtacagtggggcgatcttggctcactgcagcccccactgctcaggttcaaatgattctcctgcctcagcctcctgggtagctgggattataggggtgcacaaccacacccagcttatttttagtagagtcggggtttcgccatcttggccaggctggtctcgaactcctgacctcaggtgatcagccctgctctgccgcccaaagtgctgggattacaggtgtgagccaccgtgcctggcctaagatgtttctttctttttttgtgatggattctcactccattgcccaggctggagtgcagtagcacgatcccggctcacggcaacctccgcctcccaggttcaagctattctcctgcctcagcctcctgagtagctgggattacaggtgtgcactgccatgcccggctaatattttgtatttttagtagagatagggtctcaccatgttggctaggctggtctcgaactcctgacctcaggtggtccgcccgcctcagcctcccaaagtgctaggattacaggcgtgggccatcatgcctggcccaagacatttctttatagtagagggtgtcctgtgcattgtaggatattgaATAGCATCCCTGGCCCCCACCGGCTTGATGCCAGGAGCACCACGCTCCCCAGTGTTCTGAACACAAATGCCCCCTGGGAGGCCAAGTCATCCCTGCTGCCCTTAAGTGTATCAGTCCCCAGAAATTGGTCTTCCGTCTTTTCTTCTTGCTTATCTGCTGAAACCACGCCCTGCGTGTAGGGACAAGCTTCACAGCTGCTTCCAGCTGTGTACAGGGCAATACCCTCAgggattcctttttcttctagaatttcatgACCTAAATAATAATGTTTTGCTCGAGCCCCAGGGAAGCTCTAAACAATCTGTACATTAAAATTCTTCATAGGAATTGCTCCTAAACTTCTTACCCTTTTATGACCTGAAGTATTTTTCCCATTGCCCATGCAgggaaattatataaatatttatgtctgCACCAAGGGTATTATGTTTAAAGAGATAATAGTTTCTGTTCTGGGAGAAAAATCTGAGGAAACACAATCAATTTTTTGTTTCCCACCAAGCAGGTAAAAGTAGCTTCCTTATTCCTGGCCACGTGAGCCACTCAGAAAACCCCAAGGGGCTCCATTCTTTTCCTTGAAGGAAACTGTGTTTGTGAGTTTCAGGAGCCTCATGCAACTGGCACATTCCTCCACACTGTCCTTTGGTGACTTGAGGTTGAGAAGGAACTATATTTCTCTTCTTAACTTCAATAAGAGGCTCAGAGTCCCGGAGAGTTTAGTTAACTTCCTTGAGGTCATGTGttaaataaggaaggaaggggacAAAACAACTTTCTGGGCACCTGATTCCCCCTCTTGCCCATAGGACTCTGCTGCTGTTTTCATTCCTTGGGcagaaaatgcttaaaaaaaaaaaaaaaggtccattGCTTCTGGATATttgtattaaaacaaatttttatctttgaaatcaGGGAAGGACGGAATAGAAacttacttgttttgttttgtttgagactgagccttgctctgttgtccaggcaggagggCGGTGGTACGATCGTAGCTCTCTGCAGCTTTGATCTCATGGGCTCctgcaatcctcccagctcagcctcctgagtatctgggaccacaggtgtgtgccaccatacctagctaatttttaaattttttttttgtggaagtaggggttttactatgttgcccgggctggtcttgaactcctggactcaagcagtcctcctgccttgacctcccaaagtgctgggattatagaggAATAGAAACTTACATTGAGTATTGGCCTCTGCCAGTCTGGCTTTAGAAATTGAGGCaaactttctttccctccctttgttccttccttaAACATGGTAgagtgggttcaaatcctgcctctgactagctgtgtggccatgggcaagtgactttacctctctgtgcttcagtttccccatctatagaCAGTGCGTGCGGGGCAATAACGCCCACCTCAGGGGCTGCTGAggataaaatgtgtgtgtgtgtgtgctgcctGGAGCCGTGCCTGTACCTGTAAGCCGTAGGTTAGGATTCCTACTGAACAGACTGAGTGCCCTTATTTGAGCTCTGGAAAGCTTAGGCAATAGGAGGAAATTTCTTTCATGAGATAATTTCCTCATCAGAATATTTCCAAATTCTGCTTTATGTAAACCAGTGTCTTCCTGTAAAAGGTTGAGTTTTAACTCCGTTTTTGGCAAACATTGGTTGTCAGGCTGTCTGAGGTTCCTGCCCGTGTGTGCCAATGGTGGATTATGTAGGTTAAGAGGCGTTATTTGGGGAACTTTACTTGGTTGCTGTAAGAAGCAGCCTGTCTATATGGAAGAGATCAGTAAGACGGGGGTTGGCAAAACGGCCCTGGAGCCAGGCGCTTGTTTTAAGTTTTACGGGAACACAGCCACGCCTATTGGTTTTTGGATTCTctgatggctgtcttctcattccaagggcagagttgagtagtggcaacagagactccgtgCCTCATCAGGATGAAAGCATGTGGCCGGGTGTGTGGTggcttccacctgtaatcccagcactttgggaggcagacgtggaaggatcacttgaggccagcagttcaagaccagcctatgcaacataggaagaccccatctctacaaaaacaaacaaaacacagcaacagaaagactaaaagatCTACCATCTGTCCCTTTGCCAAAAAAGTTCACCAAGCCCATCTCAGACTTTGAAAGACTCCCAAATGACCCCAGATTTGAACATAATGCTCCAAGGGACCCTGTCCGTAGGAGGAGCCTTGGCATTGGCTGGCATGTTAATTTCCTTGGGGTGTCATCACAAATTACAACACACCTAGTGTTTGAAACAAATGATATTAActctcacaattctagaggccagaagtgcaaaatcaaaatgtcaggaggggccgggtatggtggctctcgcctgtaatcccagcacttggggaggccaaggcgggtggatcacttgaggtcaggagttcgagaccaacctggccaacatggtaaaaccccatctctcctaaaaatacaaaaattagctgggcgtggtggcatgcgcctgcaatcccagctactcaggaggctgaggcaggagaattgcttgaacccaggatgagggagaattgcttgaaccctgggcgacagagcgagactccatctcaaaaaaaaaaaaaaaaagaacaaaaaccagaATGTCAGCAGGGCCACGCTCCCTCCTAAGGCTTCAGGGCAGAATCGTTTTttgcctcctccagcttctctGGTAGCTCCCGGTGTTCCATGGCTTATGGCCTcaccactccagcctctgcctctgtcttcacatgccCTTCTGCCCtctctgtatctctgtgtgtcctctcctcttcttctaaggTCATTGGGTTTTAGGtgtccacctggataatccaagataatcccATCTCAAAATCCCTAATTATACTGGCAAAGACCCTTTTTACAAAGAAGGACATGAACATGTCTTTGGCAGCCAGTGTCCATCCTGTTGTGGTCAGTAATGCGCTccgtgtgtctctctctcctcccaggtGCATAGCGGGCTGCTGCTTCATCCCCTTCTGCGTGGACGCCCTGCAGGACGTGGACCATTACTGTCCCAACTGCAGAGCTCTCCTGGGCACCTACAAGCGTTTGTAGGACTCAGCCAGACGTGGAGGGAGCCGGGTGCCTGCCGCAGGAAGTCCTTTCCACCTCTCATCCAGCTTCACGCCTGGTGGAGTTTCTGCCCTGGTGGTCTCACCTCTCCAGGGGGCCCACcttcatgtcttcttttgggGGGAAAACGTCGCAAAACTAACAAACCTCCAAACCCCAGCAATTGCTGCTCGGAGTCGTGCATAGGACTTGCAAAGACATTCCCCTTGAGTGTCAGTTCCACGGTTTCCTGCCTCCCTGTGACCCTGAGTCCTGCCATCTAACTGTGATCATTGCCCTATCCGAATATCTTCCTGTGATCTGCCATCAGTGGCTCTTTTTTCCTGCCTCCATGGGCCTTTCTGGTGGCAGTCTCAAACTGAGAAGCCACAGTTGCCTTATTTCTGAGGCTGTTCTGTCCAGAGCTCAGCTGAACCAGCCTTTAGTGCCTACCATTATCTTATCCGTCTCTTCCTGTCCCTGATGACAAAGATTTTGCCTTACAGACTTTACAGGCTTAGCTTTTAGATTCTGTAACTGCAGACTTCATTAGCACACAGATtcactttaatttcttaattttttttttaagtacgaGGAGGGGCTATTAACACCGAGTACAGACATATCCATGAGGTCATAAATGCACGCTAGAAAAATAGGGCTGGATGTTATCACTGCCCTGTCTCCCCTTGTTTCTCTGTGCCAGATCTTCAGCGCCCATTTCCATACAGGGATTTTTTTCTCATAGAGTAATTATATGAACAGTTTTTATGACCTCCTTTTGGTGTGAAATAATTTtgaacagaatttcttttttttttttttttgaaaaacagagatgggatcttactatgtttcccaggctggtctcgaactcctgggctccagcgatccttctgccttggcctcccgaagtgctgggattgcaggcatgaactaCCGTGCTGGGCCTGAACATAATTTCAAGAGGAGGATTTATAAAACCGTTTTCTGTAATCATATGATTGGTGTCATTTTCCCATTTGCCAATGTagtctcacttaaaaaaaaaaaaaaaaacaaagaaatgtataATTTCATCTACTGCCTTTACTTGGGGTTAATGTGGTTCTTAATCACCTTCATCATGGAACTCTCAAAGTGGGGTCCATTTTGGGTTCCTGGTGGTGGGTTTTGAAAGATAAGGGAGAGCACATTTTGAACATGTCTGGGTACCATGGTGCGGATGCTTGGGAACCAGAACTGTTTCAGAGGAATCTAAAGTCTGATTTTAGTTTTCAGAGACACGGCTTGTTGTAAAACATGAGAAGACATGATTTCTAGGACTCAAGCAGCAAGCCAGGATTCTAGGTTGGCTGCTGTGTCATCTTTGAAGTCAAGACAAAGCTGGGCTCGACCTTCAAGAGTCCTCGTTTTGATAATAATTCAGCATAGGGAACTCCCGTGAATACTACTATGTAGAAATAAAACCTAGACCTTGAGCGAACATCTGTATATTGGTTGAAAATGATAGTGGTAACCATTGATCCCCCTTCATTTGATGTTTGGAAAAGTCCAGTAATTATCATTTTTGCAACGAATATGGATACCACATAGTACTTTGGTGTTAcctgcttttgaaaaataaagtctttggTTCACCCGGTGAACTATGAGTTCTTTTGGTGTGAAGAAAGGGCTCATGTTGCATTTCCAGCCATTGCTACAAAGAACCTTTATTTGCTCAGTAACGGTAGAAAATCCTTCCCGATTAAAAACTTCAGAATTGCTGAATATCCTGCAATGCCAAGATGACCGATGTTGAGTTGGGTGGATTTGCTAACGAGTCAGATTTGAACATGAGGCTATTGGAACCCAACAGGCGTCACTGATGGCGGCAAGCCATAGCTTTcaagttttaataaaatgcacagaagagaacTGTCCCCATTCATTCTCTGAACAAAACATGCTTTGTGAGATGCTAAAAGGAGGGTATTGTAACATGTCAGGAATATGGATGCCGCCTTCCCCCATCCTTTGCTACCTGATGATACAGCTTCATTTTGCTAGATGTAAGGAAATAATATCATCTTGGTGTGGCTTACATTGTCATTTAAACCCTAAATTACAGTCTTGAAAAATTGCTGCTTTCCAGATCTTGATTGTGTAGTTTCGGGGCCATGCATATTTAGCAGTTTGGCTTAGATGTTGGCATATACGTGATCTCAAGCTGTTATTAATTACATATGCAAAGTCTTCAAAACAAGAGCCCTATTTCAGGATCGTAAAAACACGTATTACGTGGAACTTTCATGTCAGACGCCTGGAGTACGAAGCGTTCATTGGACATTCCATTTTACTGTTCAAAGTATGGACTTACATATCAAATTAAAAGGCTCTTTTGTTCTGCCACTGTTTGGTGGGGACTTGAGAGTCTCTTGCAAACATTGGTTCACATTCAGTTAATGAAAGGGCTTTATACCTACCTACTTGGACCGCAAAGAGGAATTTTACCAATCTGAAACCAAAAGTGGCTGTATATCTTATATTCTGTTATGTCCATCTAGGCGAGGTGGCCTTCTAAGAAGTGTTGGTTTGTGGCTTAACAAAATTATTCAGGTACTGCATCTCTTGAAGCCGGACTTAAGCATATGATGGATTCCTCGCTGACCACAGCGTTACCCgtgaaaatgttttctctggGACAACTGGCTTCCCAGTTGCTAACGAGAACACTTCTGTTGGATACTGAACTATTTATAAACATGGCTTCATATACTCACACCatttggcctcagttttctccccaGTGAGAGCCTGTCGTGTTTGGGATGTTAAAAATCCTTCtctgactttctgggctcaagatTTCTGTTAGGAGTAAATCTAGACATTGGAATTTTACTTGCAGAATTCTGATTTCCTTTGGGTTCCTTGGTCCTCTCCTCCCTGTATGACTCAAATGTTTACAATGAGTCGCCTGTTTTTGCAGGCACGTGAGTGAATTGGAAGATCTAGCAAGGGCCATGTGAAAGAGACATCAAGAATAGTTtcgctttctatttttttgagagggagcctcgctatgtcgcccagactagagtgcaatggcatgatctcagctcgctgcagcctccacctcccgggttgaagcgattctcctgcctcagcctcccgagtagctgggattacaggtgcctgccaccgtgcccaactaatttttgtatatttagtagagatggggtttcgccatgttaaccacgctggtctcgaactcctgacctgcctacttcggcctcccaaagtcgtgggattactacaggcatgagccactgtgcctggccttttttttttttaagctaagaattttaaatgagattCTGGAGCTCagattaaaatgaagaaataaataaataaatagctcacCACCAAGAATAGAGTCTAGTGCATGTAACTAACCACCTTGTAACTGCTCTCTGCAGTATTAAAAAGATGTTCTCCCAATTGAataccttttctccttttcttttcctttctttttttttttttttttttttttttgagatggagtctggctctgttgcccacgctggagtgcagtggcacaatctgggctcactacaacctcctcctccagggctcaagtgattctcctgcctcagcctcctgagtagctgggattacaggtgcactcgctgacgcctggctaatttttgtatttttagtagagacagggtttcgccatgttggccagctggtttcaagcctctgacctcaagtgatcgcctgcctcagcctcccaaagtgctgggattacaggcgtgagccactgtgcctggcctcagcatTTAAGTATTCTTAAAGCTCTTAGTACTGCAGTGACTCTTAAGTGATCTTGGCCGGTTTCCCAAATGGGCAAAATCAATTTAATGGGTTCGTCAAAAATCACAGTGCATTACTCATAATAGATCTGAGTATTATTTGCAAAACTTggatatatagatgtgtgtgtttgggggaggGGTCACTGTGTAAAGTAAGGGTGAAGGGTAACAGCTGGAAGCCTCTGGTTGGTGTCTGTGGATTTCACATTGTTTATCATTGATTAACTCCTGCTGTGTTGCAGGGATTGTACAATCGGGGTAGAAAACACGACCCTGCCTAGGAAGAGTGAACAGTGGGCTTAGCACTGCCCTGCCAACATTTcttcccccttcctcttccctccttccttctttgcaTCTAAAATTCACCTAGCATTAAAGTACATAATTAGGTggcttttagtacattcacaatgctaTGTAACCATCACTTCTACCTAGTTCCGAAACATTTTCATCAGCCCAAAATAATACCCCaaacccattagcagtcactccccattccctcctctcCACAACCCCTGGCACCCATCAGTCTGCATTCTGTATGGATTTACCTATAGTGGGTATACTATATcaatggaatcatagaatatgtgATCTTTGCGTCTGGCATTTTTGCtgagcatcatgttttcaaggttcatccacatggTAGCGTGGACCAgtggttcattcctttttgtgggtGAATCATACTCCGCTGTGTGGATAGACCACAAGTGGTTAATCCACTTATCCTTTGATGAACGTCTGTgttatttctaccttttggctattgtgaataatgcggCTGAGAACATTTGTTTACAGGCTTCTGTGTGGACATACGTTTTCAGTTCccttgggtgtatacctaggaatGCAATTGCTGGGTTATAGGGTAATTCTACCTGtatggttcattcattcattcattcatttattgagaccaagtctcactctgtcacccagactggagcacagtggcgccatctcggctcactacaacctccacctctcgggttcaagcgattctcctgcctcagcctcctgagtagctgggactacaagtgcatgtcaccatgcctggcttattttttgtagagacggtgtctcactgtgttgcccaggctggtctcagaagtcctgggttcaagccatccgcttgcctcagcctgctgagtagctgggattacaggcacacgccactacactcagctaatttttaaattttctgtagagttggggtcttctgtattgcccagactggtctcaaactcctgggcttaagtgatcgtcctgccttggcctcccaaagtgctgggattacaggcttgagccactgtgcttggccttccCATTTTCACTGAAGGTCTTTCTTTGTGGTTGCGTTGGTTTGCCTTTCCCTGCATTAGTTTTTTGTCTAACTTAATGGCGTCCTTATTTTATGTTCTCCCTGCCTTCTGTCTTAAAGTCTTAAATCCGTTCAGGCCTTTATCAGTGACCAGATAGTGtccacatgtgtgtatgtgagagggGGTGGTCTGGGTGTCTCTAtaggtgtgtgtgcgtgtgcgctgGGGCTGTGTGTGGGGGGATATGTAGgagtgtgtctgtgtatgtgtgggtgtgtctgtgggtgtTTGTTGGAGGGCCTAGGTGTCTGTCATGTGTGTGAGCTGGGCTCTGGGTGTCTCCGTAGCTGTCTATGAGTGTCTGGCCccatgtgtgtgtgcatccacACGTGTATGTGTCTCTGGGTGCATGGAGCGTAAGGGGAAGGGGCCGAGCCGCCCTGAGCTGCACTGGCCTGGAAGCCTTCAGTCCTCCAGGAGCCCTGCAAGGACTTTCAGGCCAACCACCCCCAGGGGGAATATAAATGACTGTTGCCTCGCTGATCTCAGGGACTAAAGGGCAGGAATGATTGTTCCTTCCATTGTTATGCAGTGTGAAGGGGACCATGCCTGGCTTCCCAACCTTGTCAATCATGGCTGTGTCCAGCTGCTGGTGGATGATTCCAGATGGGGAAGATTTTTACTGAATCCTGTACAACAGGGCCAGGGCCACTGTCCTCAGACTCCacggctgcacattagaatcccCTGGGggaggctggatgcggtggcccatgcctgtaatcccagca
This genomic stretch from Nomascus leucogenys isolate Asia chromosome 18, Asia_NLE_v1, whole genome shotgun sequence harbors:
- the LITAF gene encoding lipopolysaccharide-induced tumor necrosis factor-alpha factor is translated as MSVPGPYQAATGPSSAPSAPPSYEETVAVNSYYPTPPAPVPGPTTGLVTGPDGKGMNPPLYYTQPAPIPNNNPITVQTVYVQHPITFLDRPVQMCCPSCNKMIVSQLSYNAGALTWLSCGSLCLLGCIAGCCFIPFCVDALQDVDHYCPNCRALLGTYKRL